The sequence below is a genomic window from Salvelinus namaycush isolate Seneca chromosome 2, SaNama_1.0, whole genome shotgun sequence.
AATAATTTACTTCAACAATAAGTTATAACAATAataaaatacactgaacaaaaatatgaacgcaacatgtaaagtgttgttcccatgtttcatgagctgaaataaaaaaatcccagaaatcttccatactgaggagtatttatgtctgtaataaagcccttttgtggggaaaaactcattctgattggctgggccttggCAGCCAggtctccccagtgggtgggcctggctgccaagtgggtgggcatatgccctcccaggcccacccatggctgcacccctgcccagtcatgtgaaatccatagattagggcctaatgcatttattttcaTTGACTGAttgccttatatgaactgtaacagtaaaatctttgaagtttgtgcatgttgcgtttttatttttgttcagtatagttgtacTTGTGTCTCTGATGGTTGTTCTCTCTTTATAGTAAACGGCGAACGGTTGTCCAATGGATCTGCTATATCTGTACCTGATTTGGTGGatggagagatatttattccacCTCCACCTTCGAtggcccccccaccccctccacccATATTCAACCCTCCCCCACCAGATTTCTTGGGTGACCTCGACTCCATTCTGCCTCCCTCCATGCCCCCTCCAAAACCCCCATCAAAACCACCATCAAAACCACCATCAGTTGCCCCCTCTGAAGGGGACAAGAATGTTTTCACCTCCATGAAACTTCCACCTATGGCCCCTCCGAAGCCCCCGTCAACTTCCTCCAGTGCTTCTAGTTCCTCTTTGTCCAGTTCTACACCACCACCAACCACTGTCCCTGATATCACAGAGCCCCCAAAGTTTGCCCCTCCACAGCCCCCTACAGACATGAGGCAAGCTGCTCTGAAAGCCCTGAAGACACCGCCTACAAAGCCAATGAGGCTGTCCTCCATCCCCATTATGTGTGAACTCCCCCAGGTTCTAGCCCCAGCACCCCCTGTACAGAACCCTAGACCCTCCAGCTTCAACCCCCAGAACACAGCTAAGCTCTACAGTGTTCCTAAGACCGGCATTCTAGATAGGCAGGTGGAAGGTGAAAATAGGCACAAGCAGATCCTAATGCTGCATGACCCTGGGTCTACTGACTCCATCCATGTCCAGGTCAATGGGACAGCCCCCTCTGTGGCACCGCCAGTTAAGCCAGCCCGGAGAAACAGCTCGGGTATGCTGCTGGAGCAAGACCTGAAGGAGTTAAAGGATAATTTTCAAGCCACCCTTCAAGGCCAACCCACCCCACCTGAGACTCGGGAGGAAGTGAAAGTGGAGCCGTTGCCTTTATTAGCACAGCAGGCTATCAACAAACCTGCCAAAACCCCCACTAAAGCATCACCAACGCTTCAGGTGATCACTGCCCCTGTAACCATAGAGGCTAGCCAGGTCAAACACGAAGTGTCTCCAAACCGGAGTCGCAAGTTCAGTCCTATGCTGGATCGTAAACTGCGCAACCTAAAGTTCAGTGCGGTCACTGGGACGAGGGAGGGTCCTGCCACTTCCCCCCTGGCTCTTCTCATGGCGGCTAAAGAGCGAGAGAAGCACAGGTCCACTTTGTCACACGAAAACAGCACAAAGAGTAATGAGCCATCCACCAGCATCCAGCACAGCGAATCCAATCCCAATTCTTTCACCATCGTCCCCAGGTACACCTCATTCACTTCTGTGACCTCACAAGATAATCCACAGTCTGTGGTCCCAGTGCAGCCCCCAGTGGTGATCCAGACT
It includes:
- the LOC120021090 gene encoding uncharacterized protein C6orf132 homolog, which codes for MAPPPPPPIFNPPPPDFLGDLDSILPPSMPPPKPPSKPPSKPPSVAPSEGDKNVFTSMKLPPMAPPKPPSTSSSASSSSLSSSTPPPTTVPDITEPPKFAPPQPPTDMRQAALKALKTPPTKPMRLSSIPIMCELPQVLAPAPPVQNPRPSSFNPQNTAKLYSVPKTGILDRQVEGENRHKQILMLHDPGSTDSIHVQVNGTAPSVAPPVKPARRNSSGMLLEQDLKELKDNFQATLQGQPTPPETREEVKVEPLPLLAQQAINKPAKTPTKASPTLQVITAPVTIEASQVKHEVSPNRSRKFSPMLDRKLRNLKFSAVTGTREGPATSPLALLMAAKEREKHRSTLSHENSTKSNEPSTSIQHSESNPNSFTIVPRYTSFTSVTSQDNPQSVVPVQPPVVIQTPAKPQIIESVVEKRPIVNPVFQGLLAVEKQSGEQRIPSPFSLVRNEENREDLCLPLLPPPPEFDDHDDVVESPPSSPPPDPPPKKVLDPIPTRVLPVLPPTAGLIIPVKTPSPAPPPPPKPKPPSPPKLLSPVMEVKPKLPVQTTPKPPPTQAPSSLSASQATLLTILQKKMLEMDHKMDNKMLAMKTDSDDWGSPLSEETMVPVVPRVTPKTPVITAKSKNATLSAKTQGLDMKELETKMAMNSQGLSAPSKVPISNGPQSKQAYGMTFMVRPGTKQPITVVSKGVSS